The following proteins are encoded in a genomic region of Gossypium hirsutum isolate 1008001.06 chromosome D05, Gossypium_hirsutum_v2.1, whole genome shotgun sequence:
- the LOC107905117 gene encoding uncharacterized protein produces the protein MISFQAPLSPSDMIGKTISEFDNSSRKRKLEEDSQGDHEETSEKRSKAESIKSVFDMELHLETPLPLEWQRCLDIQSGQIHFYNTRTHTRTSKDPRRSPEPPSPVHMSLDLELNLPCDSSVRKVNEKDHQLFNKHNSVGPTRAGSVDKKINSSGGLTRNLSWLAVEENDQQDQEMVATVCMRCHMLVMLCKSSPACPNCKFMHPPDQGPPKLFKQGLSLLC, from the exons ATGATTTCCTTTCAAGCCCCCCTCTCCCCTTCAGATATGATCGGAAAGACAATCTCAGAGTTCGACAATTCATCCAGGAAGAGAAAGTTGGAAGAAGATTCACAAGGTGATCATGAAGAAACTTCTGAGAAGCGATCTAAAGCTGAAAGCATAAAATCGGTGTTCGATATGGAGCTACACCTCGAGACTCCATTACCTTTGGAGTGGCAAAGATGTTTAGACATTCag TCAGGGCAGATACACTTTTACAATACAAGGACCCATACGAGAACATCAAAGGATCCAAGGAGAAGCCCTGAACCCCCAAGCCCCGTTCACATGAGCTTAGACCTTGAGCTAAACCTACCATGCGATTCATCAGTAAGGAAAGTTAATGAAAAAGATCACCAATTATTCAACAAGCACAACTCCGTCGGCCCCACGAGGGCCGGTTCAGTTGATAAGAAGATCAACTCATCGGGAGGATTAACTCGCAACCTTTCATGGTTGGCAGTGGAGGAGAATGATCAGCAAGATCAAGAGATGGTAGCAACAGTGTGCATGAGATGCCACATGTTGGTGATGCTTTGCAAGTCATCACCTGCATGCCCTAACTGCAAATTCATGCACCCACCAGACCAAGGCCCTCCGAAACTATTCAAGCAGGGGCTTAGCCTCTTGTGCTAG